The genomic interval TCAAGGCATGTTTCGTAGAAGTTTGAAAAACCCGTTTTCCCGTGAAGCGGGACAAATCAACGTAGGTGTCGGCGGCGATCGCCACGGCATCTGCCTGGGCAATATCTTCCGGTGTCAGCTGATTTTTGGCTCCCACAGACCCTTGAGTTTCGACCTTGATGTTGTAACCCAGCTCTACAGCGGCTTTTCGCAGGGCTTCTGCTGCCATAAAGGTATGGGCAATGCCCGTGGGGCAGGAGGTAATTGCCACCAGGTGTTTGAGTGCGGTGGAATCAGCAACGGGTAAGGGCGGAACAGTCGAAACCTCAGGCGTGAGGGAAGCGGGTTCGTCGTCTTCCGGGTAGGATTCGGCGATCGCTGCTTCAATCACGGCTTTCGTGTTCCGGATTGTGCGACTGGTGGAAGTGGCGTAGACGGGTTTGCCAGCAAAGCGGGAGAGATCGACGTGGATATCGGCTCCCACAATGATCAGATCCGCTTCGGCAATGGCTGTGTCAGAAAGGGGAGTTTTGATGCCTTCGGCACCCTGGGTTTCGACCTGGATGTCGTAACCCATAACCTGAGCCGTTTTCTTTAAAGCTTCCGCTGCCATGATGGTATGGGCAATCCCCGTGGGACAGGCAGTAACAGCGGCGATTTTTTTAATGGGTTTCATGATGAAAGTTTTGAGTTGTGAGTTTTAAGTTGTGAGTTTTGAATTAATAGGGGGTAAGGAAAGTTTTGAGTTTTAGGTTGTGAGTTTTGAATTGAAATCTCCACATCCCCACGTCCCTGTCTCCCCGTGTCTTCTGGCTCCTGACTCCTGACTCCCGTGACTCCCTCATAGCGATTGCGTCATCACTTGAGGCATAAAGGACTCGACGGTTTCGGGGGGCGGCAGGCGGGGTCCGACCTGGCTGAGGGCACCGATCGAGAAGGCGGTTGCGAGTCGGGCACAGTCTGCCAGCGGCAATCCCCGCAGTTTACCTGTGACCAGACCCGACACCATGGCATCGCCTGCACCCACGGTACTAACGACTTCGATTTTGGGAGGACGGGCAACAATGACTTCATCGACTTCCGCAAAGATGGCTCCTTTGGCTCCCATTGAGACGACCACGCAATGAATCCCTTTTGCCAGTAACTCCTGAGCGACCTGAACGATCGCCGCCTCACTCTCCAGCGTTTTGCCAAATAACTCCTGAAGCTCATCAATATTGGGTTTGATGGCATAGGGTGCAATCGGGAGTGCCTGCCGCAAACTCTCGCCGCTGGCATCTAACACCACGGTTTTATCCCTGGCTTTGAGTCGATCGACCAGTTCCCGGTAGATGCCAGGGGA from Kovacikia minuta CCNUW1 carries:
- the pfkB gene encoding 1-phosphofructokinase, whose translation is MTSKIATITLNPAIDQTASIPNFRAGEVNRVEWEQSDPGGKGVNVASFLTDFGFDVAVSGFLGKETAELFQTFFDDKGIHDRFILIPGKTRINVKIIDDAQKQVTDINFPGQMPTVKDIDALYRTIDALAVDCDWFVLSGSIPAGLSPGIYRELVDRLKARDKTVVLDASGESLRQALPIAPYAIKPNIDELQELFGKTLESEAAIVQVAQELLAKGIHCVVVSMGAKGAIFAEVDEVIVARPPKIEVVSTVGAGDAMVSGLVTGKLRGLPLADCARLATAFSIGALSQVGPRLPPPETVESFMPQVMTQSL